A part of Rickettsiales bacterium genomic DNA contains:
- a CDS encoding NAD(P)-dependent glycerol-3-phosphate dehydrogenase, translating to MAEENNTTKVSVVGAGGWGTALAIAANRVGSQAKIWARSESMCETIRETRTNAQYLPEVFIDPDIAVTNDLAEVRGADFVVLAVPAQNMRAICIALADVLAPETPLVLASKGIERGSLSLMHEVVEATLPQNPILILSGPNFATEVARGLPTATTVACRNDEIANQFIYAIGGKFFRPYYTDDIISTQVGGAVKNVIAIACGVAIGMGYGENARAALMTRGLAEMMRLSEALGGRRENLMGLSGMGDLVLTCASTQSRNFSYGVRLGNNRKEMAGLQAKESLAEGMVTAESVALLSEQLSVPMPLCNAISRIIHKGADIDETIEELLSRPFVMDVEQSSIRKSSISS from the coding sequence ATGGCAGAAGAAAACAACACAACAAAAGTATCCGTCGTGGGTGCGGGAGGCTGGGGCACAGCTCTCGCTATTGCCGCTAACCGCGTCGGGAGTCAGGCGAAAATTTGGGCACGTAGCGAAAGCATGTGCGAAACCATTCGCGAAACACGGACCAACGCTCAGTATTTACCAGAGGTATTTATTGATCCTGATATCGCGGTTACGAATGATTTGGCTGAAGTGCGGGGAGCGGACTTTGTCGTACTTGCTGTGCCTGCGCAAAATATGCGAGCGATTTGCATCGCCTTGGCCGATGTTCTGGCGCCTGAAACACCGCTTGTTTTAGCAAGTAAGGGGATTGAGCGCGGCAGTCTTTCGCTGATGCATGAAGTGGTGGAGGCCACGTTGCCGCAAAACCCGATATTGATCCTCTCAGGCCCTAACTTTGCAACAGAAGTCGCACGTGGTCTGCCAACTGCAACCACAGTGGCCTGCCGTAATGACGAGATCGCCAATCAATTCATCTATGCGATAGGGGGGAAGTTCTTCCGTCCTTATTATACGGATGATATTATCTCCACTCAGGTGGGCGGTGCCGTGAAGAATGTGATCGCCATTGCTTGTGGCGTTGCCATAGGTATGGGGTATGGCGAGAATGCGCGGGCAGCGCTCATGACTCGCGGTCTAGCCGAAATGATGCGTCTATCGGAGGCCCTTGGCGGGCGTCGTGAAAATCTGATGGGACTGTCGGGCATGGGAGACCTTGTGCTAACCTGTGCGAGTACCCAATCACGTAACTTTTCTTATGGAGTTCGTTTGGGCAATAATAGAAAAGAGATGGCTGGCTTACAAGCGAAGGAATCTCTAGCAGAAGGCATGGTGACAGCAGAGTCCGTTGCGCTGCTTTCTGAGCAGCTAAGTGTGCCGATGCCGCTTTGTAATGCTATTTCGCGCATCATTCATAAAGGGGCCGATATTGATGAGACGATTGAAGAGCTTCTCTCGCGCCCGTTCGTGATGGATGTAGAGCAGAGCAGTATTCGTAAATCGTCGATCAGTTCTTAA